The following proteins are encoded in a genomic region of Ornithinibacillus sp. 4-3:
- a CDS encoding NAD-dependent epimerase/dehydratase family protein: MKTALVFGGTRFFGRNLVEALLSKGVEVTVATRQSSPDPFGDRVKRIKVDRFDGEALKEALAGKSWDIAFDQLCYTSIDAEIMSQALEGKIKRYVFTSSGAVYDRGPDLNETAFDPYTYALKMVKADEVSYGEGKRQAEAYYFQKGVFPVVALRIPIVLGMDDYTERLLHYIKAIHHGESVYFVDPSVEMRFIHQKEAGDFLAWIGDSDYEGPINACATGVISMETLMHQIGDLLNKEVIITTEEEKESPYGVYMTRYLNTDKAAGMGFSFTALQDWLPQLIRDVHETIK, from the coding sequence ATGAAAACGGCATTAGTATTTGGAGGAACTCGTTTTTTCGGAAGGAATTTAGTGGAAGCTTTATTAAGTAAAGGGGTAGAAGTTACTGTTGCGACTAGACAAAGTAGTCCAGATCCATTTGGTGATCGTGTGAAAAGAATAAAAGTAGATCGCTTTGATGGAGAAGCATTAAAAGAAGCATTAGCAGGAAAAAGCTGGGATATTGCCTTTGATCAGCTTTGTTATACTTCTATAGATGCAGAAATAATGTCTCAAGCCTTAGAAGGAAAAATTAAACGTTATGTTTTTACATCTTCAGGTGCAGTATATGATCGAGGTCCAGATCTGAATGAAACAGCGTTTGATCCTTATACTTATGCATTAAAAATGGTAAAAGCTGACGAAGTTTCTTATGGGGAAGGAAAGCGTCAGGCAGAAGCCTATTATTTTCAAAAAGGAGTATTTCCAGTAGTTGCATTACGTATCCCAATTGTATTAGGGATGGATGATTACACAGAACGATTATTGCACTATATCAAGGCGATTCATCATGGAGAATCTGTTTATTTTGTAGATCCATCTGTAGAAATGCGTTTTATTCATCAAAAAGAAGCAGGTGATTTCCTTGCATGGATTGGTGATTCTGATTATGAAGGGCCAATTAATGCTTGTGCAACAGGTGTCATTTCAATGGAAACCTTAATGCATCAAATTGGTGATCTTTTGAACAAGGAAGTAATTATTACTACAGAAGAGGAGAAGGAATCTCCTTATGGTGTGTATATGACTAGATATTTAAACACAGATAAAGCAGCAGGGATGGGTTTTTCTTTCACGGCATTACAAGATTGGTTACCACAATTAATCAGAGATGTGCATGAAACGATTAAATAA